The genomic DNA TCCGCACCAGGTTGCCAAGCCCGAGCCGGAGGGGGCATGGAGCCACCTCCTCTACACTTTGTCCGGCCGTCGCATCAACATCGGCGATGGACGTCGCGCGCGTGAGCGCAAGGCGCTCACGACGAGGATCTCGGCTCCCCTCGCCGGTGGTGCTCGCTTCGTGCCGGTCCTCTCGCGCAAGGGCGGTGTCGGCAAGACCACGATCACTGCACTGCTCGGCATGGCACTGGCCGATGCCCGCGAGGATCGCGTCATCGCGGTGGACGCCAACCCCGATCGTGGCACGCTGGCGGATCGCATCGTCCGCCCGAACCACAGCAAGTCGGTCCGCGACCTCGTCCGCATCCACGACGAGGTCAGGGGTTACCACGACATCTCCGCGATCGTCTCCCGTGACGCCACGCGACTGGACGTCCTGGCGTCGGATGCCGACCCGCGCATCGCCGAGGCCTTCAACGACAGCGACTATCGCGATGTCGCCGATGTCGCCGCGCACTACTACTCGCTGGTGCTCACCGACACCGGCACCGGCATCGTGCACTCCGTGATGTCGGCGACCCTCGATCTCTCCGACCAGATCGTCGTCGTCTCCGGACTCAGCGTCGATGAGGCGCGGCTCGCCTCCGAGACGCTGACCTGGCTGGAGACGAACGGCTACGCCGAGCAGGCGCGTGAAGCGATCATCGTGCTCAATCAGTCCACCCCTGGCGCTCCGCTGGTGCGCCTGAACGAACTCGAAGCGCATTTCGCCACCCGGGCGAAGCGTGTGGTGCGCGTGCCGTACGACGCTCAGATCGCCGGTGGCGGCACCATCGTCTTCGCGAACCTGAGGCCGGAGACTCGTCAGGCGGCTCGCGAACTCGCGGCGCTCCTGGTCGAGGGCCTGCGCGCCAAGGCCGCCTGATGGCCGTCCGTGAGATCCGTGTGTTCGGCGACCCCGTCCTGCGCACCGTCTGCTCCCCGATCGAGCAGATCGATGACGGCATTCGCGCGCTCGTCGCCGATCTGGTGGAGACCGTCGAGCTGCCGGGACGTGCCGGCGTCGCCGCCCCCCAGATCGGATTCGCCGTCCGCGCCTTCAGCTACAACATCGACGGCGATATCGGGTACGTGTTGAACCCCGTCCTCACCGAGGTGCGCGGTGACGCCGTGCCGACGGGGGAGGGATGCCTGTCCGTTCCCGGACTCTGGCATGACACGCCTCGGCATCCATGGGCCCGCGTCGAGGGGATCGACCTCGACGGCAACCCGGTCGTCCTGGAGGGCGAGGGTCTGCTCGCCCAGGCGCTGCAGCATGAGACCGATCACCTCGACGGCAAGCTCTATCTCACGCGTCTCGATCCGGAGACGCGCAAGGTGGCGATGCGCGAGGTGCGCGAGAGCGCCTGGTTCTGAGCAATGACGAAGGCCCCCGCAGAATCTGCGGGGGCCTTCGTCATGTCTGCGGTCAGCCGCCGAGCGGAACGTTCGTCGTGGTGACGGGCTCGTCGTAGATCGCGGCGATCTCGTCGGCGAAATCGCTGAGGATGACGTTCCGCTTGATCGACATCTTCGGCGTGAGGTGGCCGGAGGCCTCGGTCCACTCCGAGTCGAGGATCGTGAACTTGCGGATGGACTCGGCGCGCGACACTCGCGTGTTCGCGGCGTCGACCGCGCGCTGGACCTCCGCACGGACGGCTTCGCTGGTCGACGCCTCGGCGAGCGACGTGTCGGCGGGAAGGCCGTTGTTCGCAAGCCAGGTCGGCAGCATCTCGGGGTCGAGGGTGACCAGTGCCGAGATGAAGGGGCGCTGGTCGCCGACGACGACCACCTGGCCGATGATCGGATTCGAGCGGATCGGGTCCTCGAGCGCTGCCGGCGCGACGTTCTTGCCGCCGGCAGTGACGATGATCTCCTTCTTCCGGCCGGTGACGGTGAGGAATCCCTCGGCGTCGAAGCTGCCGATGTCACCGGTGCGGAACCAGCCGCCTTCGCTGAACGCGTCGGCTGTCGCCTGCGGGTTGTTCCAGTACTCCTTGAACACGTTGATGCCACGGACTTCGATCTCGCCGTCTTCGGCCAGGCGCACCCCGACTCCGGGAAGCGCGGGGCCGACCGTGCCGATCTTCGACTTGTCAGCGAGGTTCACCGTCGCCGGTGCCGTGGTCTCGGTCAGCCCGTAGCCCTCGAGGATGACGACACCGAGGCTGTGGAAGAAGTGCCCGAGGCGCGCGCCGAGAGGAGCGGATCCGGAGACCGCGTAGGCCACGTTGCCACCCATCGCCGCCCGCAGCTTGCTGTAGACGAGCTTGTCGAAGAGCGCGAACTTGATCTTCATGCCCAGCGGGATCTTCTTGCCCTCTTCGAGCAGCTTGGAGTGCTCGATGGCCACGTCGGCGGCGGCGCGGAAGATCTTTCCCTTGCCGCCGGCCTCGGCCTTCTGCTCGGCGGAGTTGTAGACCTTCTCGAACACGCGGGGGACGGCGAGCAGGAAAGTCGGCTTGAACGAGCCCAGAGCGGGCAGCAGCTGCTTGGTGTCGGGCTGGTGCCCGGTGCGGACGCCCGCGTGGATGTCGAGGATCGAGATGAAGCGGGCGAAGACATGCGCCGTCGTGATGAAGAGCAGAGTGGAGGCGCCGGGTGTCGTCAGCACCTTGTCGAGCGCCTTGCCCGAGTTGCGGCACAGCTCGACGAAGTTGCTGTGCGTGAGCACGCAGCCCTTCGGGCGTCCGGTCGAGCCGGAGGTGTAGATGAGGGTGGCGATGTCGGATCCGACGGCGAGGTTGCGACGGCGCTCGATCTCGGCATCCGTCACCGAAGCTCCCTGAGCCGTGAGCGTGTCGATCGCGCCGAGGTGCAGCTGCCAGACATCACGCACCAGCGGGATGTCGCTGCGGATCTCGTCGACGCGGGCATAGTGCTCCGGCGATTCGACGAGCAGGGCGATGGCTCCGGAATCCTCCATGATCCACTGGATCTGGGACGGAGAGCTGCTCTCGTAGATGGGAACCATCACTGCGCCGGCGTAGAAGAGGGCGAAGTCGATGAGCGTCCACTCATAGGTGGTGCGCGCCAGGAAGCCGACCTTCTCGCCGGGCTGGATGCCGGCCGCGGCGAAACCCTTCGCGAGTGCGACGACCGCGGTCTGGAAATCTGCGGCGGTGATGTCGCGCCAGCCCTGGCCGTCCGGCACGGAGAACAGTGCCAGGTCGGGGGTGGCTTCGACACGCTTCACCAGCAGGTCGGCGATGTTCGCGTCAGGGTCGGCGGGGACGATCGCAGGGACTTCAAACTGGACCACGGCAGCTCCTTCGGTACCGGTCGGACACGGGTTGTCCCCGAGTCTAAGGCATGGAATCCAGTCGCACACTTAGTGAGACCCGGTCGCGTCCTTGGCGGGGAATATCCGAAGTCTCCGCGGATGCCGCGGCGGTGCCCTAGACTTCACCTCGATGTTCTACTGGCTGATGAAGTACGTCGCGATCGGGCCCTTGGTCAAGGCGATCTTCCGTCCCTGGATCGTGGGCCGCCGCAACGTGCCCGCGAGCGGCGGAGCGATTCTCGCCAGCAACCATCTCTCCTTCGCCGACTCGGTCTTCCTTCCGCTGATGATCGATCGGCCGATGTCGTTCCTCGCCAAGAGCGACTACTTCACAGGCCGCGGGATCAAGGGCTGGGCGACGAAGTTCTTCATGAAGGCCACGGGACAGATCCCGATCGACCGCTCCGGGGGCAAGGCGTCCGAGGCCTCGCTGAACACCGGACTCCAGGTGCTCGGGAAGGGCGACCTCCTCGGCATCTATCCCGAAGGCACGCGCAGCCCGGACGGCAAGCTGTACCGCGGACGGACCGGAATCGCGCGGAT from Microbacterium sp. LWO13-1.2 includes the following:
- a CDS encoding lysophospholipid acyltransferase family protein, which gives rise to MFYWLMKYVAIGPLVKAIFRPWIVGRRNVPASGGAILASNHLSFADSVFLPLMIDRPMSFLAKSDYFTGRGIKGWATKFFMKATGQIPIDRSGGKASEASLNTGLQVLGKGDLLGIYPEGTRSPDGKLYRGRTGIARMALEAKVPVIPVIMVDTDTAMPIGQRVPRVMRIGIVIGEPLDFSRYAGMENDRYILRSVTDEIMVALQRLGAQEYEDVYASTVKDRLPVRVTRGS
- a CDS encoding long-chain fatty acid--CoA ligase, with the translated sequence MVQFEVPAIVPADPDANIADLLVKRVEATPDLALFSVPDGQGWRDITAADFQTAVVALAKGFAAAGIQPGEKVGFLARTTYEWTLIDFALFYAGAVMVPIYESSSPSQIQWIMEDSGAIALLVESPEHYARVDEIRSDIPLVRDVWQLHLGAIDTLTAQGASVTDAEIERRRNLAVGSDIATLIYTSGSTGRPKGCVLTHSNFVELCRNSGKALDKVLTTPGASTLLFITTAHVFARFISILDIHAGVRTGHQPDTKQLLPALGSFKPTFLLAVPRVFEKVYNSAEQKAEAGGKGKIFRAAADVAIEHSKLLEEGKKIPLGMKIKFALFDKLVYSKLRAAMGGNVAYAVSGSAPLGARLGHFFHSLGVVILEGYGLTETTAPATVNLADKSKIGTVGPALPGVGVRLAEDGEIEVRGINVFKEYWNNPQATADAFSEGGWFRTGDIGSFDAEGFLTVTGRKKEIIVTAGGKNVAPAALEDPIRSNPIIGQVVVVGDQRPFISALVTLDPEMLPTWLANNGLPADTSLAEASTSEAVRAEVQRAVDAANTRVSRAESIRKFTILDSEWTEASGHLTPKMSIKRNVILSDFADEIAAIYDEPVTTTNVPLGG
- the def gene encoding peptide deformylase; its protein translation is MAVREIRVFGDPVLRTVCSPIEQIDDGIRALVADLVETVELPGRAGVAAPQIGFAVRAFSYNIDGDIGYVLNPVLTEVRGDAVPTGEGCLSVPGLWHDTPRHPWARVEGIDLDGNPVVLEGEGLLAQALQHETDHLDGKLYLTRLDPETRKVAMREVRESAWF